Proteins co-encoded in one Thamnophis elegans isolate rThaEle1 chromosome 1, rThaEle1.pri, whole genome shotgun sequence genomic window:
- the YPEL4 gene encoding protein yippee-like 4, with protein sequence MPSCEPVPPAACLPTKTFRSYLPRCHRTYSCVHCRAHLAKHDELISKSFQGSHGRAYLFNSVVNVGCGPAEQRLLLTGLHSVADIFCESCKTTLGWKYEQAFETSQKYKEGKYIIEMSHMVKDNGWD encoded by the exons ATGCCCAGCTGTGAGCCAGTGCCACCAGCCGCCTGTCTCCCTACCAAAACTTTCCGCAGTTACCTGCCCCGGTGCCACCGGACTTACAGCTGTGTCCACTGCAGGGCACACTTGGCCAAACATGATGAGCTTATCTCCAAG TCCTTCCAGGGAAGTCATGGTCGTGCCTATCTTTTCAATTCTGT GGTTAATGTGGGCTGTGGTCCAGCAGAGCAACGTCTTCTGCTCACTGGTCTCCATTCAGTTGCTGATATATTTTGTGAAAGCTGCAAGACTACACTGGGATGGAAATAT GAACAAGCCTTTGAGACCAGCCAGAAGTACAAAGAAGGGAAGTACATCATTGAGATGTCACATATGGTGAAGGACAATGGCTGGGACTGA
- the CLP1 gene encoding polyribonucleotide 5'-hydroxyl-kinase Clp1 gives MAEETGDEKKLVAKFELERETELRFEVEASQTVQLELMTGMAEIFGTELTRNKKFTFDAGAKVAVFTWHGCSVQLTGRTEVAYVSKDTPMLLYLNTHTALEQMRWQAEREDERGPRVMVVGPTDVGKSTVCRLLLNYAVRLGRRPTFVELDVGQGSISIPGTMGALYIERPADVEEGFSVQAPLVYHFGSTTPGTNIKLYNKITSRLADVFNQRCEVNRRASISGCIINTCGWVKGSGYQALVHAASAFEVDVVVVLDQERLYNELKRDLPHFVRTVLLPKSGGVVERSKDFRREFRDDRIREYFYGFRGCFYPHAFDVKFSDVKIYKVGAPTIPDSCLPLGMSQEDNQLKLVPVTPGRDMVHHLLSVSTADGTDENISETSVAGFIVVTGVDLERQVFTVLSPAPRPLPKNFLLIMDIRFMDLK, from the exons ATGGCAGAGGAGACTGGAGATGAAAAGAAACTGGTTGCCAAGTTTGAGCTGGAGAGAGAGACTGAACTCCGCTTTGAAGTTGAGGCCTCACAAACTGTCCAGTTGGAACTTATGACAGGCATGGCTGAAATCTTTGGAACTGAGCTGACCCGAAACAAGAAATTTACCTTTGATGCTGGTGCTAAAGTTGCTGTATTTACTTGGCATGGTTGTTCTGTGCAACTAACTGGTCGGACTGAAGTAGCCTATGTCTCCAAAGATACGCCCATGCTTCTCTACctcaacacacacacagctcTGGAGCAGATGCGGTGGCAGGCTGAGCGTGAAGATGAGCGGGGACCTCGGGTGATGGTGGTGGGCCCCACAGATGTAGGCAAGTCTACAGTCTGCCGCCTGCTATTAAATTATGCTGTGCGTCTTGGACGCCGACCCACATTTGTGGAACTAGATGTAGGCCAGGGCTCAATTTCAATCCCAGGCACTATGGGAGCACTCTATATTGAGCGACCTGCAGATGTTGAAGAAGGATTCTCTGTTCAAGCCCCCCTAGTTTATCATTTTGGGTCCACCACACCAGGCACAAACATCAAACTCTATAACAAA atCACATCTCGCTTGGCTGATGTGTTTAATCAACGCTGTGAAGTGAACCGCAGAGCTTCAATCAGTGGCTGTATCATCAATACTTGTGGCTGGGTGAAGGGATCTGGATATCAGGCACTTGTACATGCTGCTTCTGCTTTTGAAGTTGATGTTGTTGTAGTGTTGGATCAAGAACGTCTCTACAATGAACTGAAACGAGACCTGCCTCATTTTGTTCGAACTGTGCTACTTCCCAAATCAGGTGGAGTGGTAGAGCGCTCTAAAGATTTCCGTCGGGAGTTTCGTGATGACCGCATACGTGAATACTTCTATGGTTTCCGAGGATGCTTCTATCCACATGCTTTTGATGTCAAGTTCTCTGATGTTAAGATATATAAAGTGGGAGCTCCCACTATCCCTGACTCATGTCTGCCTCTGGGCATGTCACAGGAAGACAATCAACTCAAGCTAGTCCCAGTTACACCTGGCCGTGACATGGTTCATCATCTATTAAGTGTTAGCACTGCTGATGGCACTGATGAGAACATCTCTGAGACCAGTGTGGCTGGTTTCATTGTGGTAACTGGAGTAGACTTGGAACGCCAAGTGTTCACAGTGCTTTCACCAGCACCACGCCCATTGCCAAAGAATTTCCTGCTCATCATGGACATTCGTTTCATGGATCTCAAGTAG